In the Staphylococcus condimenti genome, one interval contains:
- a CDS encoding 2-hydroxymuconate tautomerase: MPLVNIKLIEGRSDEQLKDLVKEVTDAVERTTKADRNAISVVLEEMKPTHYGVGGVRKSDQ; the protein is encoded by the coding sequence ATGCCACTCGTGAATATCAAATTAATCGAAGGTCGTTCTGATGAACAATTAAAAGATTTAGTAAAAGAAGTAACAGATGCTGTAGAAAGAACAACTAAAGCAGACCGCAATGCTATCAGCGTTGTATTAGAAGAAATGAAACCTACTCATTATGGTGTGGGCGGCGTAAGAAAATCAGATCAATAA
- a CDS encoding Y-family DNA polymerase: MYDYHLLEDRDILCIDQKSFFASVSCISKGLDPMKTKLAVVADTKRQGSVVLAATPPLKEIGIKTGSRLFEIPHRNDIYIINPSMRKYLDVSIMISKIALQYVPPEDLHQYSIDEFFMDVTDSYHRFSSTLHSFCIKLMKEIYDKTQIYCTVGIGSNMLLSKLAMDIEAKHQPNRIAEWCYQDVPEKLWNIKPLNKFWGINKRTEKKLNKRGIFTIGDLAHYPYRYLKRDFGIKGIDMHLHAHGIDQSKIREKYKTTNPSICKSQILMRDYEYNDAKVVMQELIEDAAMRVRIRKMRARTIHFSFGYRDGGGVHKQFTLQEPTNLDKEIWEMVEKWADKLCEKDMLYRTLSISLTQFVPEGIQQLNLFVDEYERKRSEALAKTIDQLQQKYGKGIVSKAVSYTDAGTKYGRLGLMAGHKM; this comes from the coding sequence ATGTATGATTATCATTTGTTAGAGGACAGAGATATATTGTGTATTGATCAAAAAAGTTTCTTTGCAAGTGTTTCGTGTATATCTAAAGGGCTCGATCCCATGAAAACAAAATTGGCAGTTGTTGCAGATACCAAACGTCAAGGTTCTGTTGTATTAGCAGCAACCCCGCCATTAAAAGAAATTGGTATTAAAACAGGTTCAAGGTTGTTTGAAATACCGCATCGTAATGATATTTACATTATTAATCCAAGTATGCGCAAATATTTAGATGTATCAATTATGATTTCTAAAATCGCTTTACAATATGTTCCTCCAGAGGATTTGCATCAATATAGTATTGATGAGTTTTTTATGGATGTGACAGACAGTTATCATCGGTTCAGCAGTACACTTCATTCTTTTTGTATCAAACTCATGAAAGAAATTTATGATAAAACACAAATTTATTGTACTGTAGGTATCGGTTCTAACATGTTGCTGAGCAAGTTGGCAATGGATATTGAGGCAAAACATCAGCCTAATCGTATTGCTGAATGGTGCTACCAAGATGTTCCTGAAAAATTATGGAATATAAAACCGCTTAATAAATTTTGGGGTATTAATAAACGAACAGAAAAGAAATTAAACAAGCGCGGTATTTTTACTATTGGAGATTTAGCACATTATCCTTATCGATATCTTAAAAGAGATTTTGGAATAAAAGGTATCGATATGCATCTGCATGCACACGGAATAGATCAAAGTAAAATCCGAGAAAAATATAAGACTACTAACCCTTCTATATGTAAAAGCCAGATTTTGATGCGAGATTATGAATACAACGATGCCAAAGTTGTAATGCAAGAATTAATAGAGGATGCAGCAATGCGGGTTCGAATACGCAAAATGCGTGCGCGTACAATTCATTTTTCTTTTGGTTATAGAGATGGAGGCGGTGTACATAAACAATTTACATTACAAGAGCCGACCAATTTAGATAAAGAAATTTGGGAAATGGTTGAAAAATGGGCGGATAAATTATGTGAAAAAGATATGTTGTACCGCACTCTAAGTATTTCGTTGACACAGTTTGTACCTGAAGGTATTCAGCAATTAAATCTATTTGTGGACGAATATGAAAGAAAACGAAGTGAAGCTTTAGCTAAAACCATCGATCAACTTCAACAAAAGTATGGAAAAGGGATTGTATCTAAAGCAGTTTCTTACACAGATGCGGGAACCAAGTATGGACGCCTTGGTTTAATGGCAGGACATAAAATGTAA